In Sulfurihydrogenibium sp., the genomic stretch ATCCAACAGAAAAAACAATTGATATGTGGAAAAAATTTTTAGATGGTGATTTTGTAGAAGTAAAAGTAGAAAACACAATAGATAGAATCAAAGGAACAGCATTACACCCAAGACATCAAGAAAGAGTTATACCATTTTCAGAATTCACAGGATTTATTAAAATAAGAGTTCATGAAGGAGATAGAAAAGAATTATTCGACACTATAATTAGAGGCATCCAGCTATTAGAAGATGATTATCTTGGTGGTAGCGGTTCAAGGGGATATGGAAAGGTTAAATTTATCAAAGAAAAAATCTTATGGACAGACTATAGAAAACAACCTTTCGAAGAAAAAACAGTAGATGAAAATGAAATAGCTAATATTTACGGAGCATAAAAATGCTTAAAGCATACAAAATTACCTATCTTTCGCCAACTTCGCCAGTAAGAAGTTTTACAATTTTTGGTGCTATATGTTGGAGTTATAAGCTGATACATGGAGAAAAAAAGTTAAAAGAGTTTTTAAGTGAGTTTAAAGAAAATCAAAAATTTTTGATATCATCAGCATTTCCATATGTAAAAGATAAATTTTTATTTCCAAAGCCAATTTTACCCATAAAGGGAGATAGCGCAGATTTTAAAGTGAAAATCCAAAGAAAGGATTACAAAAAAGCAAGATTTATAACCTTAGAAGTATTAAAAGAAGTAATAGATGGAAACATAAGATACGAAGAAGACTTTGTAAAGTTTAAATCAAGCTCAGGCATAATACAAAGTGAAAATGACGACCTAAAAATAGAACAAAAACGACATACACAAGTAAGAAATATGATAAACAGAATAACCAACGCATCAGAAAACCTGTTTTCAATAGAATCAGATTTTAAAGTATACGATGAATACTTTTTAGTATATTTCATAGATACAGGCTTTGAAAATGAGTTCCAAAGATTAATAAAACTTGCAGAAGAGATAGGATTTGGTGGCAAAAAAAGCATCGGATGGGGAAGGGTAGAGATTAACAATTTAGACCCTGAACCTTTAAAAGAATTAATAGACTTAAATGCAGATAAATTTATAACCCTATCTCCAATCATACCAACGGAAAGAATAAATCCAGGAGAGAGTTATTACGATATAGAGACATTTAAAAGCTACACAGAAAACACCTTTGAAGAAGAAAAATTAAAGAAAAAAGTTTTATACATCAAAGAAGGGTCAGTTTTAAGAAAGAAAGACACGATAATGTCAGGACAATTAAAAGAAGTTGAAAATGGAATATATCAATACGGATTAGAATTTCCGATAGGAGTGAAGTATGTATAACTACAGGTTAAAAACATTGACACCTATACACATAGGAAATGGAAATAAGCTATCTAACAACTTTGATTATTTTATAAAAGGTACACAGATAAATGTAATCTCATTTGATAGGTATATATCCAATCTATCTGAAGATGAAATTTCAAAATTAGAAAGTTATATTGAAACTCTTGAAAAAGGAAATAGTATTTTTGATCTAATCAGAAAACCAAAATATGAAGAAATTAAATATTCAGTTATTCTTAATACGCAAACTCCAAATCCAAAAGTTAGAGAAATTGCTGAGCATATAAAAACAGTACTTAACGAAAAAGGAGAATATGGAGCATACATACCAGGTTCAACTGTAAAGGGATTTATTAGGCTTGCAATTTTCTACAAAATACTAAAAGAAAATGCTGATTTGGTAAACTGTGATGA encodes the following:
- the csm3 gene encoding type III-A CRISPR-associated RAMP protein Csm3, encoding MSKALKGIIKIECKIRVLTGLHIGGSKENVEIGGIDNIVIKVPVLKLDEAIERDVPYIPGSSIKGKMRALLEWVEKPEGSMQVIALENKGEPCNCGRCRVCKLFGAHKNAKTEEPVRLRVEDFYPTEKTIDMWKKFLDGDFVEVKVENTIDRIKGTALHPRHQERVIPFSEFTGFIKIRVHEGDRKELFDTIIRGIQLLEDDYLGGSGSRGYGKVKFIKEKILWTDYRKQPFEEKTVDENEIANIYGA
- the csm4 gene encoding type III-A CRISPR-associated RAMP protein Csm4, with protein sequence MLKAYKITYLSPTSPVRSFTIFGAICWSYKLIHGEKKLKEFLSEFKENQKFLISSAFPYVKDKFLFPKPILPIKGDSADFKVKIQRKDYKKARFITLEVLKEVIDGNIRYEEDFVKFKSSSGIIQSENDDLKIEQKRHTQVRNMINRITNASENLFSIESDFKVYDEYFLVYFIDTGFENEFQRLIKLAEEIGFGGKKSIGWGRVEINNLDPEPLKELIDLNADKFITLSPIIPTERINPGESYYDIETFKSYTENTFEEEKLKKKVLYIKEGSVLRKKDTIMSGQLKEVENGIYQYGLEFPIGVKYV